From Leptospira ellinghausenii, a single genomic window includes:
- a CDS encoding DEAD/DEAH box helicase: MKFNELPFHESLKKALDKIGYTELTPIQAKSIPFAMEGHDLTGLAQTGTGKTMAFLLPTLHRLLSAEEEEALPYALVLAPTRELTIQIAEEAKKLLEFTDFGVATIIGGTDYKSQEQALGNKACIIVATPGRLIDFVKNHGLSLENIKVVILDEADRMFDMGFVQDLKYIFHKCKNRKQSLLFSATLSYEVVRLASRYLNEPIEVHINPEKVITERIDQTLLHLGREEKLPYLVNSLLNYPIEGLGIIFTNYKMNIPKIVSVLRRYGITATGLSSELDQKKRIRLLRDFKAGKYKYLIATDVASRGIDIENIDVVYNYDLPQDAENYVHRIGRTARAGRKGQSIGLCSETDYTELERIEKYLNSKIPVAEIREEYLEFPTGEFTPVFADEVIPGEKKYQDRERGGKGGKPRRGEQSGRGDRREHGGERGEHRSGDRNRHKGKSGGHPPAKMSHPDGHSHAHPSDHKHPAKMTHHEFKHGHHPKDGKGKPGHKKNQQGKSFQKNDPRRNLFDINEVKQSKKQKQSIWKRILSFFKKD, encoded by the coding sequence ATGAAATTTAATGAATTACCTTTCCACGAGTCTCTAAAGAAAGCCTTAGACAAAATCGGCTACACAGAGCTCACACCCATCCAAGCCAAATCCATCCCGTTCGCCATGGAAGGACATGACCTCACTGGTCTTGCCCAAACCGGAACCGGAAAAACGATGGCCTTTTTACTTCCCACTTTGCATAGACTTCTCTCTGCAGAGGAAGAGGAAGCACTTCCGTATGCACTTGTCCTCGCACCCACAAGAGAACTCACGATCCAAATCGCAGAAGAAGCAAAAAAATTACTCGAGTTTACCGACTTCGGTGTGGCTACCATCATCGGAGGAACTGATTACAAATCGCAAGAACAAGCTCTTGGAAACAAAGCTTGTATCATCGTGGCAACTCCTGGTCGACTCATTGACTTTGTGAAAAACCATGGTCTCTCTTTGGAAAACATCAAAGTGGTGATCCTCGATGAAGCGGACAGAATGTTCGATATGGGCTTTGTGCAAGACCTCAAATACATCTTCCATAAATGTAAAAACAGAAAACAGTCACTTCTCTTTAGTGCCACTCTCAGTTACGAAGTGGTACGACTTGCAAGCCGTTATTTGAACGAACCGATCGAAGTTCACATCAATCCTGAGAAAGTCATTACAGAAAGGATCGACCAAACTCTTTTGCACTTGGGGAGAGAAGAAAAACTTCCATACCTCGTCAATTCCTTGTTAAACTATCCAATCGAAGGTCTTGGGATCATTTTTACCAACTACAAAATGAATATCCCCAAAATTGTTTCTGTACTACGAAGATACGGAATCACTGCCACAGGACTTTCTTCGGAACTCGACCAGAAAAAACGAATTCGTCTCCTTCGTGATTTTAAGGCAGGTAAGTACAAATACCTCATCGCAACAGATGTTGCTTCTCGAGGAATTGACATCGAAAACATCGATGTGGTTTATAATTATGACCTCCCACAAGATGCGGAAAACTATGTGCACCGAATTGGCCGTACAGCTCGTGCAGGGAGAAAAGGACAATCGATTGGCCTTTGTTCCGAAACAGATTATACAGAACTCGAACGCATTGAAAAGTATCTCAATTCGAAAATCCCAGTGGCGGAAATCAGAGAAGAGTATTTAGAATTCCCAACAGGTGAATTCACTCCTGTGTTTGCCGACGAAGTGATTCCTGGTGAAAAAAAATACCAAGACCGAGAACGTGGCGGAAAGGGTGGAAAACCAAGACGGGGAGAACAGTCCGGACGAGGGGATCGCAGAGAACATGGTGGAGAGAGAGGCGAACATAGGTCAGGTGACAGAAATCGCCATAAAGGAAAATCGGGTGGACACCCACCAGCGAAGATGTCCCATCCAGATGGCCATAGTCATGCACACCCAAGTGATCACAAACACCCAGCGAAGATGACCCACCATGAATTCAAACATGGCCACCATCCCAAAGATGGTAAGGGCAAACCCGGGCATAAGAAAAACCAACAGGGGAAATCTTTTCAAAAGAATGACCCAAGACGGAATCTCTTCGATATCAACGAAGTGAAACAATCCAAAAAACAGAAACAATCGATTTGGAAACGAATCCTTTCATTTTTCAAAAAAGATTAA
- a CDS encoding LIC_10740 family protein, with product MNTHLQKIKELLKNYWEFLKIVSIRFYKIGTGETKLTRDFIFLFGSWFSLLLFFSFFILAEQNPFRLLVPFKLYSYPSLDHRESIIVYISNGEGEQIPIHRKVLKQEEPSALIYQIVGEVGAPPYFDSVEALAKDGKLFSPKKLLDIRFAIKQSWFLDQNQKLVIDWNTNRLESIMEKYRLPRTKSEDDSADADEENSNAPVDTITYYTGSTETGPKESEEVLNKRRIQAMDQTLRALNASLFENFKEVKTIEHKFSGNLNPVYQWETISPLASR from the coding sequence ATGAATACGCATCTGCAAAAGATTAAAGAGTTACTTAAGAACTATTGGGAATTTTTAAAAATCGTTTCCATTCGGTTTTATAAAATTGGAACAGGCGAAACCAAACTCACTCGTGATTTTATTTTTTTATTTGGTTCATGGTTTAGTTTACTTTTGTTTTTTAGTTTTTTCATCTTAGCAGAACAAAATCCATTCCGATTGCTCGTTCCTTTCAAGTTGTATTCCTATCCTTCTTTAGACCATAGGGAATCCATCATTGTCTATATTTCCAATGGAGAAGGGGAACAAATCCCAATCCACAGAAAGGTGTTAAAACAAGAGGAACCATCTGCTCTCATTTACCAAATTGTAGGTGAGGTTGGTGCACCACCTTATTTTGATTCGGTGGAAGCATTGGCAAAAGATGGGAAACTTTTTTCCCCTAAAAAACTTTTGGACATTCGGTTTGCGATCAAACAATCTTGGTTTCTTGATCAAAATCAAAAATTGGTAATTGATTGGAATACAAATCGATTGGAGTCCATCATGGAAAAATACCGATTACCTCGCACCAAATCAGAAGATGATTCGGCCGATGCCGACGAAGAAAATTCCAATGCACCCGTTGACACCATCACTTATTACACTGGTAGTACGGAAACTGGTCCCAAAGAATCCGAAGAGGTTTTAAATAAACGAAGGATCCAAGCAATGGATCAAACCTTACGTGCGTTAAATGCAAGTCTTTTTGAAAACTTTAAAGAAGTCAAAACCATCGAACATAAATTTTCAGGAAACCTCAATCCCGTTTACCAATGGGAAACCATTTCTCCTCTCGCCTCTCGTTAA
- a CDS encoding N-acetylmuramoyl-L-alanine amidase family protein, translating to METNPFIFQKRLILLLLIVFPCLVNAEVTKLPLYGKGNYVGFSDLKTILPELSTKLKKYTNVGSIYTPQGNIQFRIGSSFYTLDGKIYKIPKAILKKEEEVYLPLDLVETILLNLIAYDVRYQFKESELIVLVPKETIPKRNLGVKAIIIDAGHGGKDPGTSDTTGYVEKEVSLGVARYTYLYLRKYYPEIRVEMVRKDDRFVELEDRSKFANRVLSDTRDVIFISFHCNASLSEKAAGFEVYYLSQSPSTENARETALIENRYIGKHKNPVVSQIQSQMLSSVTQRRSKKLADSVANQYEKALSPEIPARGVKKADFSVLRGSLMPAVLVEMGYLTNPEESKKLRDKTFQKKIARSVIKGIHEYASAKD from the coding sequence TTGGAAACGAATCCTTTCATTTTTCAAAAAAGATTAATCCTTCTTTTACTGATTGTTTTCCCATGTCTCGTAAATGCTGAAGTCACAAAACTTCCGCTTTACGGGAAAGGGAATTATGTAGGTTTTTCAGATTTAAAAACCATTTTACCTGAACTTTCTACCAAACTAAAGAAATACACCAATGTAGGTTCCATTTACACACCACAAGGGAATATCCAATTTCGCATTGGCAGTAGTTTTTACACCTTGGATGGTAAAATTTATAAAATCCCAAAAGCCATTTTAAAGAAGGAGGAGGAAGTTTACCTTCCTCTTGATTTAGTGGAAACAATTTTACTCAATTTGATTGCATATGATGTGCGTTACCAATTCAAAGAATCAGAACTCATTGTCCTTGTGCCAAAGGAAACCATCCCCAAACGAAACTTAGGTGTAAAAGCCATCATCATTGATGCAGGGCATGGGGGAAAGGACCCTGGTACTTCGGATACGACTGGGTATGTTGAAAAAGAAGTAAGCCTTGGTGTTGCTCGTTATACCTATCTGTACTTACGGAAGTATTACCCTGAAATTCGAGTGGAGATGGTGCGTAAAGACGATCGATTTGTGGAACTCGAAGACCGTTCAAAATTTGCCAATCGTGTATTGTCTGATACAAGAGATGTGATTTTTATCAGTTTCCATTGTAATGCTTCTCTTTCCGAAAAAGCTGCTGGGTTCGAAGTGTATTACCTCTCTCAAAGTCCGAGTACAGAAAACGCAAGGGAAACTGCTCTCATCGAAAATCGGTATATTGGAAAACACAAAAATCCTGTGGTTTCGCAAATCCAGTCCCAAATGTTATCAAGTGTGACCCAAAGGCGTTCTAAAAAATTGGCAGATTCAGTCGCAAACCAATACGAAAAAGCCCTTAGCCCTGAAATTCCGGCTAGAGGAGTGAAAAAGGCAGATTTTTCCGTCTTGCGAGGAAGCCTTATGCCTGCTGTACTTGTGGAAATGGGGTATCTCACAAACCCTGAAGAAAGTAAAAAACTGCGAGATAAAACCTTCCAAAAGAAAATTGCTCGGAGTGTCATTAAAGGAATTCATGAATACGCATCTGCAAAAGATTAA
- the ribH gene encoding 6,7-dimethyl-8-ribityllumazine synthase, with the protein MTALLEGTRIGNGQKHCVIVSKFNEFITESLLKGAKDAYRQHGVQDSDVTVIYVPGAFELPQTVKRVLQSKKYQFSAIVCLGAVIRGATSHYDLVSGEAAKVGSAADGSVPVIFGVITTESIEQAIERAGTKAGNKGYEAATTAIEMANLFKEIG; encoded by the coding sequence ATGACAGCTTTATTGGAAGGCACACGAATCGGAAACGGACAAAAACATTGTGTCATCGTTTCAAAGTTCAATGAATTCATTACCGAGTCCCTCTTAAAAGGGGCAAAAGACGCTTACAGACAACATGGAGTCCAAGACTCTGATGTGACCGTCATCTATGTTCCAGGAGCATTTGAGCTCCCGCAAACTGTCAAACGAGTCTTACAATCGAAAAAGTACCAATTCTCTGCCATCGTTTGCCTCGGTGCTGTGATCCGTGGAGCCACTTCTCACTATGACTTAGTGTCTGGGGAAGCAGCAAAAGTGGGATCTGCCGCGGACGGCTCGGTTCCTGTGATCTTTGGTGTCATCACCACAGAATCCATCGAACAAGCGATTGAACGAGCAGGGACCAAAGCGGGAAACAAAGGATACGAAGCGGCCACTACAGCCATTGAAATGGCAAATCTTTTCAAAGAGATCGGATGA
- a CDS encoding class I SAM-dependent methyltransferase — protein sequence MSLFDFIPHRKFPEYYEICRHTGVLRYIPAKQREYGDSYFMEEYKSQYKKSYYEDEPNLRSMAKRRLANLAKLVPLSGVSKVDPSERTPFQNQTLLEIGSAAGFFLDEARIAGYQTKGLELSPKEVEYSRNTLGLDVESSSVLSIEEGAWKESYSVVSAFFVIEHIDDIEGIWRRLQTWLKPGGFLYLAVPSSFGPSFETNPKEWFMTHPSDHFFDYSVHSLKKLLSILGFDVNYVRPMSYHSYRDLGLRGKLPEWLYRLYANQFAYGDTIELIARKRTH from the coding sequence TTGAGTTTGTTTGATTTTATCCCTCATCGTAAATTCCCAGAATATTACGAAATCTGTCGCCATACGGGTGTTTTGCGATATATTCCCGCAAAACAAAGAGAGTACGGGGACAGCTATTTTATGGAAGAATACAAGTCCCAATACAAAAAGTCCTATTACGAAGATGAACCCAATCTTCGTTCCATGGCAAAACGCAGGCTCGCAAACTTGGCAAAGTTAGTTCCCCTCTCTGGAGTATCAAAAGTTGACCCTAGTGAAAGGACACCGTTTCAAAACCAAACACTGCTCGAGATTGGTTCGGCCGCTGGATTTTTTTTAGACGAAGCAAGGATTGCCGGATACCAAACAAAGGGCCTCGAACTCTCTCCTAAAGAGGTGGAATATTCGAGAAACACTCTTGGTCTCGATGTCGAAAGCTCATCTGTTCTTTCGATAGAAGAGGGGGCATGGAAAGAATCCTACTCTGTGGTATCCGCCTTTTTTGTGATTGAACACATTGATGACATCGAAGGGATTTGGAGGCGGTTGCAGACATGGCTGAAACCTGGTGGGTTTTTGTATTTGGCAGTTCCTTCTAGTTTTGGGCCAAGTTTTGAGACCAATCCCAAGGAATGGTTTATGACCCATCCCTCTGACCACTTTTTTGACTACTCAGTCCACTCCTTGAAAAAACTCTTGTCAATCCTTGGCTTTGACGTGAACTATGTTAGACCTATGTCGTATCACTCCTACCGGGATTTAGGCCTCCGAGGCAAACTCCCTGAATGGCTGTATCGGCTGTACGCAAACCAATTTGCCTATGGTGATACCATCGAACTGATTGCCAGAAAAAGAACACACTGA
- the nusB gene encoding transcription antitermination factor NusB yields the protein MSSRHRGRSLALMCLYQIDLVGTDPDRAMKFDWYDKKITREEKDYAVFLVKGVVENRKAIDTLIKKYSENWELSRISVVNRCILRLSILSLQKEPFLAAPVVINEAVELTKEFETDESAQFINGLLDAFYKKEILTKESH from the coding sequence ATGAGTTCTAGACACCGTGGGCGTAGCCTTGCCCTCATGTGCCTCTACCAAATTGACTTAGTGGGAACAGACCCCGATCGTGCCATGAAATTTGATTGGTACGACAAAAAAATCACCCGAGAAGAAAAGGATTATGCTGTCTTTCTTGTGAAAGGAGTGGTCGAAAATCGAAAAGCGATCGATACTCTAATTAAGAAGTATTCGGAGAATTGGGAACTTTCGCGTATTTCCGTTGTCAATCGTTGTATTTTACGTTTATCAATTCTAAGTTTGCAAAAGGAACCTTTCCTTGCAGCACCTGTTGTCATCAATGAAGCGGTGGAACTCACAAAGGAATTTGAAACGGACGAATCTGCACAATTCATCAACGGACTACTCGATGCCTTCTATAAGAAGGAGATCTTAACAAAAGAGTCCCACTAA
- a CDS encoding tetratricopeptide repeat protein, with protein sequence MDPIQKNRFRIEEQTSKPSYYQEDPYLRNLGKEKETTYESETTVRRPVLSFLFWSFLVLLILGFLTAAYYWYLQKKQNPEEIAKVLKDLPTDKKALNLLVDKPYLPDDSVNPKLAACLNAYHNRYVNRVGTVCEEFLNSPGSDEDKSIALTVLGVMYDEAGRYINAIERLEKAIQYDSKNYFAFYNLSLAFKHAGKFEEARRAAERAKEIAPNDYRVALLQGNLFQEIGDPTSAIEAYKEGQALAPSDVTLTYNLAISYLKQGNIAEAIAEFQKVVQTAPNSQTAVLSYGHLGTIFYQREDYDRAEYYFREVIRLKTGDAKAYYNLGLVYLKKKVPEEAAKYFQKALDSNANEPEVYRYIADAFLSMGQTNMAITALKKALLLKPSDVDSLFALAELYYKKGELVEAESLFRRIIRLTPGDTYSETAYVNLGIILDEMERYSESIAAFEGALSLNPKNQSAYYNLGLSYLHAGKPTMAIESLRKSQALDPNHVPSRLAIADYYLENRFYNEAISEYEEAIAWKPELYEARLKLADVYIQTKNYPAAEKMLVFVLENAKDPKEIKLAHRKLALSYASSGNSGLSKRAKEEAFRATHIDPEDMESRLVLAKILIDSGSLVDREKAIEELTVITRSDVTPTISSKAHNYLGVCYFKNGEFKRALSSFQTAIDLNPSLSEAYENKRAARAQYEKSLESKKRTFY encoded by the coding sequence ATGGATCCTATCCAAAAAAACCGCTTTCGCATTGAGGAACAAACCTCCAAGCCAAGTTATTACCAGGAAGATCCATATTTAAGGAACCTGGGAAAAGAAAAAGAAACGACTTACGAATCAGAAACAACCGTAAGGCGACCAGTTTTATCGTTTTTGTTTTGGTCGTTTCTTGTTTTACTCATCCTCGGGTTTTTAACAGCAGCCTACTATTGGTATTTGCAAAAAAAACAAAATCCAGAAGAAATTGCCAAGGTTCTAAAAGATTTACCTACAGATAAAAAAGCACTGAATCTACTTGTGGATAAACCTTATCTTCCGGATGATTCGGTGAATCCAAAACTTGCAGCTTGTCTCAATGCCTATCACAACCGTTATGTGAACCGAGTGGGCACTGTTTGCGAAGAGTTTCTCAATTCCCCTGGCAGTGACGAAGACAAATCCATTGCCCTCACAGTTCTTGGGGTGATGTATGATGAAGCAGGGCGTTACATCAATGCCATCGAACGTTTGGAAAAAGCCATCCAATACGATTCCAAAAACTATTTTGCCTTTTATAATTTGTCCTTAGCGTTCAAACACGCAGGAAAATTTGAAGAAGCAAGGCGTGCTGCCGAGCGTGCCAAAGAAATTGCACCTAACGACTACCGTGTCGCTCTCTTACAAGGAAATCTGTTCCAAGAAATTGGGGACCCGACAAGCGCCATTGAAGCCTATAAAGAGGGGCAAGCCTTGGCACCAAGTGATGTCACCCTCACTTACAATCTTGCTATCAGTTATTTGAAACAAGGGAATATTGCCGAAGCGATCGCTGAGTTCCAAAAAGTGGTACAAACAGCTCCCAATTCCCAAACAGCTGTTTTGTCCTATGGCCACCTTGGAACTATCTTTTACCAAAGAGAAGACTATGACCGTGCAGAGTATTATTTCCGAGAAGTGATTCGCCTGAAAACGGGAGATGCCAAAGCCTACTATAACTTAGGTTTGGTGTATTTAAAGAAAAAAGTCCCAGAAGAGGCGGCCAAATACTTCCAAAAAGCACTCGATTCCAATGCGAACGAACCTGAAGTCTATCGTTATATTGCCGATGCGTTTTTGTCCATGGGACAAACCAATATGGCGATCACTGCATTAAAAAAAGCGTTACTCTTAAAACCATCGGATGTCGACTCGTTATTTGCTCTTGCCGAGCTCTACTATAAAAAAGGGGAACTCGTTGAGGCAGAAAGTCTATTCCGTAGGATCATCCGCCTCACCCCGGGAGATACCTATTCGGAAACGGCGTATGTGAATTTAGGAATCATCTTAGATGAAATGGAGCGTTATTCAGAGAGTATCGCGGCCTTTGAAGGGGCACTCTCTCTCAATCCTAAAAACCAATCAGCGTATTATAATTTGGGCCTTTCCTATTTACATGCGGGAAAACCAACCATGGCGATTGAGTCCTTACGAAAATCCCAAGCCCTGGATCCGAATCATGTTCCCTCAAGACTTGCCATCGCCGATTATTATTTAGAAAACCGTTTTTATAACGAAGCCATTTCCGAATACGAAGAAGCCATTGCTTGGAAACCAGAACTCTATGAAGCAAGACTGAAACTGGCCGATGTATACATCCAAACCAAAAATTACCCTGCCGCCGAAAAGATGTTAGTCTTTGTTTTGGAAAATGCAAAAGACCCAAAAGAAATCAAACTCGCTCACAGAAAACTTGCATTAAGTTATGCAAGTAGTGGGAACTCTGGCCTTTCGAAACGAGCCAAAGAAGAAGCCTTTCGTGCCACTCACATCGATCCTGAGGATATGGAATCAAGGTTAGTACTAGCCAAAATCCTCATTGATTCGGGATCCCTTGTGGACAGAGAGAAAGCGATTGAAGAGTTAACGGTCATCACTCGGTCTGATGTCACTCCAACCATTTCCTCCAAAGCACATAATTATTTAGGTGTTTGTTATTTTAAAAACGGAGAATTCAAACGAGCACTTTCCAGTTTCCAAACCGCGATTGATTTAAATCCCAGTTTGTCAGAAGCCTATGAAAACAAACGAGCCGCTCGAGCTCAGTATGAAAAATCTTTGGAATCCAAAAAGAGAACTTTTTATTGA